A window from Drosophila willistoni isolate 14030-0811.24 chromosome XR unlocalized genomic scaffold, UCI_dwil_1.1 Seg143, whole genome shotgun sequence encodes these proteins:
- the LOC6645463 gene encoding uncharacterized protein LOC6645463 has translation MPGSYSHPYQFLLAVCLIACAPTQGFVTSSASSSITADKSNSKLLQTLGDAAKSLQAAQKSLEAAAQFQTPSVVQDLSLVCKELCGAGLGVALCVGNCATPIDADITKTKILNSNFDLVKCKQLCGLHLDGLDCECDGSSISMEDAPKGKEVSSDAFGDRLCTSFCHQRHNTLPGCSPCQLIVGKVIDMDKKMALKASGMQGITTHGADPSEYLTKVEQALANAVEAVAEETTDTPDWNELCKVLCKTGDGGSLCNCDLSPFST, from the exons ATGCCTGGCAGTTATAGTCATCCTTATCAATTCCTATTGGCTGTTTGCCTCATAGCATGTGCGCCGACTCAGGGTTTTGTGACGTCATCAGCATCCTCGTCTATTACAGCAGATAAGTCAAATTCGAAACTGCTACAAACTTTGGGGGATGCTGCCAAATCCTTGCAAGCAGCACAGAAAAGCCTTGAAGCTGCTGCCCAGTTCCAGACACCGAGTGTAGTTCAGGATTTGAGTTTGGTGTGTAAAGAGCTCTGCGG aGCTGGCCTGGGCGTTGCGCTTTGTGTGGGCAATTGCGCGACGCCTATTGATGCCGACATAACCAAAACTAAAATTCTGAACTCGAATTTTGATTTGGTTAAATGCAAGCAACTGTGTGGACTGCATTTAG ATGGCCTTGATTGTGAATGCGATGGCAGTAGCATCAGCATGGAAGATGCCCCAAAGGGCAAAGAAGTCTCTTCCGATGCCTTCGGCGATCGACTCTGCACGAGTTTTTGTCATCAACGGCACAATACTCTGCCTGGGTGCAGTCCATGCCAGTTGATTGTTGGAAAAGTTATAGATATGGATAAGAAGATGGCGTTGAAGGCCAGTGGAATGCAGGGCATAACTACACATGGTGCCGATCCGAGTGAGTATCTAACAAAGGTCGAGCAAGCTCTGGCAAATGCCGTGGAGGCGGTGGCCGAGGAAACAACGGATACACCCGATTGGAACGAATTGTGCAAGGTGCTCTGCAAGACTGGCGATGGCGGGTCTTTGTGCAACTGTGATTTATCACCATTTTCCACCTAA
- the LOC6645462 gene encoding putative uncharacterized protein DDB_G0271606 isoform X1, whose amino-acid sequence MTRLTEEMVIARAKQSDLSLITKLNCWGSDLSDVSIIRRMRGVEVLALSVNNIATLAPFEDCKKLQELYLRKNNINSINEVSFLQNLPNLKYLWLEENPLCDEAGPNYRAIILRILPNLKKLDNVEVTQEELDDALRGRDEEEMYEYDSRESQQPHSTSPQHVQQQQQQQQQQQQQQQQQQQQQQQQQQQQQHSYPQHSPPQMQQQQYHPQQQQQQQQQQQQRCSSSPIREPPQLASPIAISSDGSSSNLANNIDFYNNQMLNSEPPTPTKEPVHPPSPKHNTITKEHRTSYHQNDRSPGSDQESPHAGYREVRPTPLPPSISTHSMKEYYQSDRPAYPAHYRHSQTDLTEWEEHQQHSHNPYGSQMHLNHHQSQRRIAGSAGPSGGGGGDGGDRGYGYRNGSARENGGEWEPEERQRARRPEVRCSDSVSNVSTNVMNHYAGYHRRPVNRNSNLLSACLCLVKELDYASLEVLEHAVRCRIDEFPNE is encoded by the exons cGTTAATAACATTGCCACCTTGGCACCATTTGAAGACTGCAAAAAGTTACAGGAATTATATTTACGCAAAAACAATATCAATAGTATCAATGAGGTTTcctttttacaaaatttgccAAATCTCAAATATCTATGGCTCGAAGAGAATCCGCTCTGTGATGAGGCGGGACCAAA CTATCGTGCAATTATATTGCGTATTCTGCCCAATCTGAAGAAACTTGATAATGTTGAGGTCACACAAGAGGAACTGGATGATGCGTTGCGTGGACGAGATGAGGAGGAGATGTACGAATATGATTCTAGAGAGTCACAGCAGCCACATAGTACCTCACCACAGCatgtgcagcagcagcagcagcaacaacaacagcagcaacaacaacagcagcagcagcaacaacaacagcagcagcagcaacaacaacaacagcacaGTTATCCACAGCACTCGCCCCCACagatgcaacagcagcaatatcatccgcaacagcaacaacagcaacagcaacaacaacaacaacgttgCAGTTCAAGCCCCATAAGAGAG CCGCCGCAATTAGCAAGTCCAATTGCTATTAGCAGCGATGGATCATCATCTAATTTAGCAAATAATATCGATTTTTATAATAATCAAATGCTTAACTCAGAACCTCCGACACCGACAAAG GAACCCGTGCATCCGCCATCGCCCAAACATAATACCATAACAAAAGAGCATCGAACTTCCTATCATCAAAACGAT CGCTCACCCGGCTCTGATCAGGAAAGTCCACATGCTGGCTACAGAGAAGTTCGACCAACTCCTCTGCCGCCCAGCATATCGACACATTCCATGAAG GAATACTATCAGTCGGATAGACCTGCCTATCCTGCGCACTATCGTCACAGTCAGACAGATCTAACCGAATGGGAGGAGCATCAGCAGCATTCGCATAATCCATATGGCAGTCAAATGCATCTTAATCATCATCAGAGTCAGCGGCGTATTGCCGGAAGTGCTGGTCCCagtggcggcggtggcggtgaTGGAGGAGATCGTGGTTATGGCTATAGGAATGGCAGTGCTCGCGAGAATGGTGGTGAATGGGAACCAGAGGAGAGGCAGCGGGCAAG acgcCCAGAGGTGCGGTGTAGTGATTCGGTTAGCAATGTCTCCACCAATGTGATGAATCATTATGCAGGCTATCATCGTCGGCCTGTCAACcgg AATTCCAATCTATTGTCGGCATGCCTTTGCCTGGTCAAGGAACTGGACTATGCTAGTCTCGAGGTACTCGAGCACGCTGTGCGCTGCCGCATTGATGAATTTCCCAACGAATGA